Proteins encoded in a region of the Zea mays cultivar B73 chromosome 4, Zm-B73-REFERENCE-NAM-5.0, whole genome shotgun sequence genome:
- the LOC103654408 gene encoding bisdemethoxycurcumin synthase — translation MATTTRSCANSATVLHGIRHRLRADGPAAILGIGTANPKNCVPQDQFADWYLDVTKSEHLAELKAKTKKICDRSGITKRYFYHTEEIIGDHPELIVRDLPSLTTRLSVIADAAPKLAAEAASRAIADWGRPAADITHLVVATNAGANEPGVDQLLAALLGLRPTVRRTLLYLHGCSAGLVALRVAKDVAENNRGARVLVACAQAKILMFGAPDDDARLDKVVPMTLFGDGAGAIIVGADPTSRPMAMEIERPIFHMVSASQTTLPGTDEAVVLSLRENGLVDGRLSAEVPRLVGGSLEQCLAGSLAPLGLVNESDGGGRWNGFFWAVHPGGRAILDSYEATLGLQPGKLAASRHVLSEYGNMMGSTIIFVLDEIRHRRRREEDTKEKDCQFGVMSGVGPGLTVETIVLHAATGSQDQDEN, via the exons ATGGCCACAACCACAAGAAGCTGTGCCAATTCGGCCACCGTACTGCATGGCATCCGTCACCGACTGCGAGCCGATGGCCCCGCGGCTATCCTTGGCATCGGCACGGCGAACCCGAAGAACTGCGTACCACAAGACCAGTTCGCCGACTGGTACTTGGACGTAACCAAGAGCGAGCACCTCGCGGAGCTCAAGGCCAAGACGAAGAAGATTT GTGACAGGTCAGGCATCACGAAACGCTACTTCTACCACACCGAGGAGATCATCGGCGACCACCCGGAGCTGATCGTCCGCGACCTGCCGTCGCTCACGACGAGGCTCAGCGTCATCGCCGACGCCGCGCCCAAGCTCGCCGCGGAGGCAGCGTCAAGGGCTATCGCAGACTGGGGCCGCCCGGCGGCCGACATCACGCACCTCGTCGTGGCCACCAACGCCGGCGCCAACGAGCCTGGCGTCGACCAGCTCCTCGCGGCGCTGCTAGGCCTCCGCCCGACCGTGCGCCGCACGCTGCTCTACCTCCACGGCTGCTCCGCTGGCCTCGTGGCGCTCCGCGTCGCCAAGGACGTCGCCGAGAACAACCGCGGCGCGCGCGTGCTCGTGGCCTGCGCGCAGGCCAAGATCCTGATGTTCGGCGCCCCGGACGACGACGCCCGCCTGGACAAGGTTGTCCCCATGACGCTGTTCGGCGACGGCGCCGGCGCAATCATCGTCGGCGCGGACCCGACAAGCCGCCCCATGGCCATGGAGATAGAGCGGCCCATCTTCCACATGGTGTCCGCCTCGCAGACGACGTTGCCCGGCACAGACGAGGCGGTGGTGCTAAGTCTCAGAGAGAACGGCCTCGTCGACGGCCGCCTGTCCGCCGAGGTGCCGAGGCTTGTCGGCGGCAGCTTAGAGCAGTGTCTAGCTGGCTCGCTGGCGCCGCTAGGCCTCGTGAACGAAAGCGACGGTGGCGGTCGCTGGAACGGCTTCTTCTGGGCGGTGCACCCAGGCGGCCGTGCGATCTTGGACAGCTACGAGGCTACGCTCGGTCTGCAGCCCGGGAAGCTTGCGGCCAGCCGGCACGTCCTGAGTGAGTACGGCAACATGATGGGCTCCACGATCATATTTGTTCTCGACGAGATACGCCATCGCCGCCGCCGTGAGGAAGACACCAAGGAAAAGGACTGCCAGTTTGGAGTCATGTCGGGGGTCGGACCCGGACTTACAGTCGAGACAATTGTGCTGCATGCTGCCACCGGTAGCCAGGACCAGGACGAAAACTAG